One Orrella dioscoreae genomic window carries:
- a CDS encoding YaeQ family protein, whose product MALRATIYKADINVADNDRGYYGSHAVTVARHPSETEERLMVRLMAFALHADAEDTLAFTRGLSEADEPDLWRLDLTGAIQQWIETGLPDDRRLMKASGRADEVVVYAYGRSADIWWNGIKNKVSRARNLKVFILAPEATQTLAALAGRTMTLNINVQDGTVWVSADKGEASVEIGILR is encoded by the coding sequence ATGGCCCTGCGCGCAACCATCTACAAGGCGGACATCAACGTCGCCGACAACGACCGCGGCTACTACGGCAGCCACGCCGTGACCGTCGCCCGCCACCCTTCCGAGACCGAAGAGCGCCTGATGGTGCGCCTGATGGCGTTCGCGCTGCATGCCGATGCCGAGGACACGCTGGCCTTCACGCGCGGCCTGAGCGAGGCCGACGAACCCGATCTTTGGCGCCTGGACCTGACCGGCGCCATCCAGCAGTGGATCGAGACGGGCCTGCCCGACGACCGCCGGCTCATGAAGGCAAGCGGCCGCGCCGACGAAGTCGTGGTGTATGCCTATGGGCGCAGCGCCGACATCTGGTGGAACGGCATCAAGAACAAGGTCTCGCGCGCGCGCAACCTGAAGGTCTTCATCCTGGCGCCCGAGGCCACGCAGACGCTGGCCGCCCTGGCCGGGCGCACCATGACCCTGAACATCAACGTGCAGGACGGCACGGTGTGGGTGTCCGCCGACAAGGGCGAGGCCAGCGTCGAGATCGGCATCCTGCGCTGA
- a CDS encoding tetratricopeptide repeat protein: protein MPILGLGVHVLIALFFAVHAVRSGQQTYWLFILFSFPLLGSLVYFLTIYLPSSRLERGARRAVAAAGRALDPTRDLREAQSAYDYAPTAQNQMQLAAALLAAGDAQTAAQHYEDCLKGPFATDMEIRLGAARAFLACGRSAQAVAHAEAIRQAQPDFRAETVSLLLARAYAADGQEARAQAEYEATHARFGTFESLAEYAIWAAEAGRADLAERLYAEARQTITRWSRPVRTQNQALIRRLEAAQRGASA, encoded by the coding sequence ATGCCGATACTCGGATTGGGGGTGCATGTCCTCATCGCCCTGTTCTTCGCCGTTCACGCCGTGCGCAGCGGCCAGCAGACCTACTGGCTCTTCATCCTGTTCTCCTTTCCCTTGCTGGGCAGCCTGGTCTATTTCCTGACCATCTACCTGCCCAGTTCGCGGCTCGAGCGCGGCGCCCGCCGCGCCGTGGCGGCTGCCGGCCGCGCGCTCGACCCCACCCGCGACCTGCGCGAAGCGCAGTCCGCCTATGACTACGCGCCCACCGCGCAGAACCAGATGCAGCTGGCCGCCGCGCTGCTGGCAGCCGGCGATGCGCAGACCGCCGCGCAGCACTACGAGGACTGCCTGAAGGGGCCCTTCGCCACCGACATGGAGATCCGCCTGGGCGCCGCCCGCGCCTTCCTGGCTTGCGGCCGCAGCGCCCAGGCCGTGGCCCATGCCGAAGCCATCCGCCAGGCCCAACCCGATTTCCGCGCCGAGACCGTCAGCCTGCTGCTGGCCCGCGCCTATGCCGCCGACGGCCAGGAAGCCCGGGCCCAGGCCGAGTACGAAGCCACCCATGCCCGCTTCGGCACCTTCGAGAGCCTGGCCGAATACGCCATCTGGGCCGCCGAGGCCGGCCGCGCCGACCTGGCCGAAAGGCTGTATGCCGAGGCGCGCCAGACCATCACGCGCTGGAGCCGCCCTGTCCGCACGCAGAACCAGGCGCTGATCCGCCGCCTGGAAGCCGCCCAGCGCGGCGCGTCAGCCTAG